A part of Jiangella alba genomic DNA contains:
- a CDS encoding endonuclease/exonuclease/phosphatase family protein → MEPGLQLRVATFNIRNGRALDGWNAWWFRRGATAAVIGGLGADVLGLQEVYEFQRAYLARRLPGLQWFTQGRSGGRSGEQSPIAVSGGFIRVLEHRTRWYGDTPDVPATALPDASFPRIATLIRCRDQRTAREFTVVNTHLDERHTANRVASTRQLAGWLDPDLPAVVMGDFNAGPRDEALRPLLDAGLRPAPLTGGTMHHFTGASDGRRIDHILASPHWTYEDAEVVREQPGGRVPSDHWPARATLRLDA, encoded by the coding sequence GTGGAGCCCGGTCTGCAGCTTCGAGTCGCGACGTTCAACATCCGCAACGGCCGTGCCCTCGACGGGTGGAACGCGTGGTGGTTCCGACGCGGCGCCACGGCCGCGGTCATCGGCGGGCTGGGTGCGGACGTGCTGGGGCTGCAGGAGGTCTACGAGTTCCAGCGCGCGTACCTCGCCCGGCGGCTGCCCGGCCTGCAGTGGTTCACGCAGGGCCGCAGCGGCGGCCGGTCCGGCGAGCAGAGCCCCATCGCCGTCAGCGGCGGGTTCATCCGGGTCCTCGAGCACCGCACCCGCTGGTACGGCGACACCCCCGACGTCCCCGCGACGGCGCTGCCGGACGCGTCGTTCCCGCGCATCGCGACCCTGATCCGCTGCCGCGACCAGCGCACCGCCCGCGAGTTCACCGTCGTCAACACCCACCTCGACGAACGCCACACCGCCAACCGGGTCGCGTCGACCCGGCAGCTGGCCGGCTGGCTGGACCCGGACCTCCCCGCCGTCGTCATGGGCGACTTCAACGCCGGGCCCCGCGACGAAGCCCTGCGGCCGCTGCTGGACGCCGGACTCCGGCCCGCGCCCCTGACCGGCGGGACGATGCACCACTTCACCGGCGCGTCGGACGGGCGGCGCATCGACCACATCCTGGCCAGCCCGCACTGGACGTACGAGGACGCCGAGGTCGTGCGCGAGCAGCCGGGCGGCCGGGTGCCGTCGGACCACTGGCCGGCCCGGGCGACGCTGCGGCTGGACGCCTGA
- a CDS encoding MFS transporter, which produces MTDAPPVAAGRQLPRALTPFRTPAYRRLAVALVLSTFATGVWIVAQVWEVIRLGGGPAQLSVVSTAAAVGVLLPALLAGVVADRVPQKTILLCVAGIELGGMSLVAVLSLTDVTRLWHLAAVAFVTGVGMAFYYPAYSAWLPALVPESDLMAVNGFEGMVRPTIGQAAGPAVAGAVVGMANPGSAVLVAAGAAALGLLALTTVPKTAVRRELPAEAVAHPVRTAVADMREGLAYMWRTPWLLATLLFASLMILVLMGPLEVLTPFIIKDRLGGGPGDHAWVLGAFGIGGAVGSLIMASMRMPRRYLTWMNLLWGVGCLPMIVIGFAGSVWVVIGSAFLLGAMFSAPMVIWGTLLQRRVPPALLGRVASLDFFVSISLMPVSMALAGPISQLIGLRATFVIAGVVPALVAVVAIIWAKLPADELAHPLRDEPESERGPARGPGDGPDDELGGDHDGGPGGHDGGPGGDLSAVIPAPTPGAEREPVPDPA; this is translated from the coding sequence ATGACTGACGCACCACCCGTCGCCGCCGGCCGGCAGTTGCCGCGCGCGCTCACGCCGTTCCGCACCCCGGCCTACCGCCGCCTGGCGGTGGCCCTGGTGCTGTCGACGTTCGCCACCGGCGTCTGGATCGTGGCGCAGGTGTGGGAGGTCATCCGCCTCGGCGGCGGGCCGGCCCAGCTCTCGGTCGTCTCCACGGCGGCGGCCGTCGGCGTGCTGCTGCCGGCGCTGCTGGCCGGCGTCGTCGCCGACCGCGTGCCGCAGAAGACCATCCTGTTGTGCGTCGCCGGCATCGAACTGGGTGGCATGTCGCTGGTGGCGGTGCTCTCGCTCACCGACGTCACGCGGCTGTGGCACCTCGCCGCGGTCGCGTTCGTCACCGGCGTCGGCATGGCGTTCTACTACCCGGCCTACTCCGCGTGGCTGCCGGCGCTGGTGCCCGAGTCCGACCTCATGGCGGTCAACGGGTTCGAGGGCATGGTCCGCCCGACCATCGGCCAGGCGGCCGGGCCGGCCGTCGCCGGCGCCGTCGTCGGCATGGCCAACCCCGGGTCGGCCGTGCTGGTGGCGGCCGGCGCGGCGGCGCTGGGCCTGCTGGCGCTGACGACGGTCCCGAAGACGGCGGTCCGCCGCGAGCTGCCGGCCGAGGCCGTCGCGCACCCCGTCCGCACCGCGGTCGCCGACATGCGCGAGGGCCTGGCGTACATGTGGCGCACGCCGTGGCTGCTGGCCACGCTGCTGTTCGCCAGCCTGATGATCCTCGTGCTCATGGGCCCGCTCGAGGTGCTGACGCCGTTCATCATCAAAGACCGCCTCGGCGGCGGCCCCGGCGACCACGCGTGGGTGCTGGGCGCGTTCGGCATCGGCGGCGCGGTCGGCTCGCTGATCATGGCGTCCATGCGCATGCCCCGGCGCTACCTCACCTGGATGAACCTGCTCTGGGGCGTCGGCTGCCTGCCGATGATCGTCATCGGCTTCGCCGGGTCCGTCTGGGTGGTCATCGGGTCGGCGTTCCTGCTCGGGGCCATGTTCTCGGCTCCCATGGTCATCTGGGGCACGTTGCTGCAGCGGCGGGTGCCGCCGGCGCTGCTCGGCCGGGTGGCGAGCCTCGACTTCTTCGTGTCCATCTCGCTCATGCCGGTGTCCATGGCGCTGGCCGGCCCCATCTCGCAGCTCATCGGGCTGCGGGCCACGTTCGTCATCGCGGGCGTGGTGCCGGCGCTGGTGGCCGTCGTGGCGATCATCTGGGCGAAGCTCCCGGCCGACGAGCTGGCCCACCCGCTGCGCGACGAGCCCGAGTCCGAGCGCGGTCCGGCTCGCGGTCCGGGCGACGGGCCCGACGACGAGCTGGGCGGCGACCACGACGGTGGGCCTGGCGGCCACGACGGTGGTCCCGGCGGCGACCTCAGTGCCGTCATCCCCGCGCCCACGCCCGGCGCCGAGCGCGAGCCGGTGCCCGACCCGGCCTGA
- a CDS encoding nucleotidyltransferase domain-containing protein, producing the protein MDWSDPATAVMSHGTAAVIRALSGARSFGVRELAGVAGVSPTRARQVVQRLAEHGLVEVDAHPGAHLVRLNLDHLAVQPTIALAHLRTEVLHRLGNEVNGWPLPAEHVSLFGSAARGDGNTYSDIDLLVVRPSGDQEAWDHQLADSGAAIRRWTGNWVSWFEVEVGGLQRMAAEEEPIVDEWCRDAILLRGRSLNSLLRRTP; encoded by the coding sequence ATGGACTGGAGCGATCCCGCCACGGCGGTGATGTCCCACGGGACTGCGGCCGTGATCCGTGCGCTGTCCGGCGCCCGCTCCTTCGGGGTCCGTGAACTGGCAGGTGTCGCCGGGGTCTCGCCCACCCGGGCACGCCAAGTCGTCCAGCGATTGGCAGAACATGGCCTCGTCGAGGTCGACGCTCACCCAGGAGCACATCTCGTACGACTGAACCTCGACCATCTCGCCGTCCAGCCGACGATCGCCCTCGCCCACCTCCGAACAGAGGTCCTGCACCGTCTCGGCAACGAGGTCAATGGCTGGCCGCTGCCGGCAGAACATGTCTCGTTGTTCGGATCGGCGGCCCGCGGTGACGGCAACACGTACTCCGACATCGATCTCCTTGTGGTTCGACCATCAGGCGACCAGGAGGCATGGGATCACCAGCTGGCGGACTCTGGGGCCGCCATCCGACGGTGGACCGGGAACTGGGTCAGTTGGTTCGAGGTCGAGGTCGGGGGGTTGCAGCGGATGGCGGCCGAGGAGGAGCCGATCGTCGACGAATGGTGCCGCGACGCCATTCTGCTGCGCGGCCGCTCTCTGAACTCACTCCTGCGGAGAACACCGTGA
- a CDS encoding copper resistance CopC family protein, translated as MRSLRRLIGVAALAAAPVAGLSLHAAPAAVAHDQLVASTPEDGGTVDAPLTAVELVFSNAIPGEFVQVAVTDDAGATFQDGAPQTVGDTVTQAVQELPDGAYTIAYRVVSSDGHPIEGTVGFTVAGVGPAAPPSDEASAPPSTPSAPPSTQEEPSEQPSDETTPAAGSSSSDDDGLGSTATVLLIAGGALVVAVLAFVAAGGRRRTAPEDTDS; from the coding sequence GTGCGTAGCCTCCGCCGCCTGATCGGGGTGGCGGCGCTGGCCGCCGCCCCGGTCGCCGGGCTCTCCCTCCACGCCGCGCCCGCCGCCGTCGCGCACGACCAGCTGGTCGCCAGCACGCCGGAGGACGGCGGCACCGTCGACGCGCCGCTCACCGCCGTCGAGCTGGTGTTCAGCAACGCCATCCCGGGCGAGTTCGTCCAGGTCGCGGTCACCGACGACGCGGGCGCGACGTTCCAGGACGGCGCGCCGCAGACCGTCGGCGACACCGTCACCCAGGCCGTCCAGGAGCTGCCGGACGGCGCGTACACGATCGCCTACCGGGTCGTGTCGTCCGACGGCCACCCGATCGAGGGCACCGTCGGCTTCACCGTCGCCGGTGTGGGCCCGGCCGCACCGCCGTCCGACGAGGCGTCGGCGCCACCGTCGACGCCGTCAGCGCCGCCGTCGACGCAGGAGGAGCCGTCGGAGCAGCCGTCCGACGAGACCACGCCGGCCGCCGGCTCGTCGTCCTCCGACGACGACGGACTGGGCTCGACGGCGACCGTTCTGCTCATCGCCGGTGGCGCGCTGGTCGTCGCCGTCCTCGCGTTCGTGGCGGCCGGTGGCCGGCGGCGCACGGCACCGGAGGACACTGACAGCTGA
- a CDS encoding YcnI family protein → MITRTLARAALAAGGAVALGVVVAAGAAAHVTIRPDVDTAGSYAKVTVRVPNESDTAGTVQVRLDLPADTPIPSVRVQPHAGWTAELTTTQFPEPVQVGDRTLEEAVTAVTWTADPGVRIGPGEFDEFAISVGPLPEAGTYFLPATQTYDDGEVVAWAEETVEGQEEPERPAPSLEIVEATGDDGHGGAPAAENVSDEGGDEPASAASGDSSDDLARGVGIGGLVVGAAGLGIGAAALRRRRA, encoded by the coding sequence ATGATCACACGTACCCTCGCCCGAGCGGCACTCGCCGCCGGTGGGGCCGTCGCGCTGGGGGTGGTGGTCGCGGCCGGCGCCGCGGCGCACGTCACCATCCGGCCGGACGTCGACACCGCCGGCTCCTACGCCAAGGTCACCGTCCGGGTGCCGAACGAGTCGGACACCGCCGGCACGGTGCAGGTCCGGCTGGACCTCCCCGCCGACACCCCGATCCCGTCGGTGCGCGTGCAGCCGCACGCCGGCTGGACCGCCGAGCTCACCACCACCCAGTTCCCGGAGCCTGTGCAGGTCGGCGACCGCACGCTCGAGGAGGCGGTCACGGCCGTCACCTGGACCGCCGACCCCGGCGTGCGCATCGGCCCGGGCGAGTTCGACGAGTTCGCCATCTCCGTCGGCCCGCTCCCCGAGGCCGGCACCTACTTCCTCCCCGCCACCCAGACCTACGACGACGGCGAGGTCGTCGCGTGGGCCGAGGAGACCGTCGAGGGGCAGGAGGAGCCGGAGCGGCCGGCGCCGTCGCTGGAGATCGTCGAGGCGACCGGCGACGACGGCCACGGCGGCGCGCCGGCGGCCGAGAACGTGTCCGACGAGGGCGGCGATGAGCCGGCGTCTGCCGCTTCCGGCGACAGCTCCGACGACCTCGCCCGCGGGGTCGGCATCGGCGGCCTCGTCGTCGGTGCGGCCGGGCTGGGCATCGGCGCGGCGGCCCTGAGGCGGCGTCGTGCGTAG
- a CDS encoding VOC family protein produces MSRKIFVNVCSQDLRRSIDFYAALGFTLVEEFTNEQAACLVLTDSIYVMAVTEGFFGETVTNGISTTGTQVVLALELDSREEVDEVADRALAAGGEKAKDPMDEGFMYGRSVLDPDGHHWELMWMSTDAT; encoded by the coding sequence ATGTCCCGGAAGATCTTCGTCAACGTCTGCTCCCAGGACCTTCGCCGCAGCATCGACTTCTACGCGGCGCTCGGGTTCACGCTGGTGGAGGAGTTCACCAACGAGCAGGCCGCCTGCCTCGTCCTCACCGACTCGATCTACGTCATGGCCGTCACCGAGGGCTTCTTCGGCGAGACGGTCACCAACGGCATCTCGACCACCGGCACGCAGGTCGTCCTCGCGCTCGAGCTTGACAGCCGCGAGGAGGTCGACGAGGTGGCCGACCGGGCGCTGGCCGCCGGCGGCGAGAAGGCCAAGGACCCGATGGACGAGGGCTTCATGTACGGCCGCAGCGTCCTCGACCCCGACGGTCACCACTGGGAGCTGATGTGGATGAGCACCGACGCCACCTGA
- a CDS encoding Fur family transcriptional regulator has protein sequence MNADVSARHDHSHDDDVAAVERALDRLRARGHRITGARHAVLEALATVDGHPSAEQLSEHVRELHPTVHRATVYRTLETLATLGVVTQVHVGGGATTYHLAADATGHDDHLHASCRVCGRIIDLPSDLLDPITLRLAVESDFQLDPPHIALSGTCRSCQ, from the coding sequence GTGAACGCCGATGTCAGCGCCCGTCACGACCACTCGCACGACGACGACGTCGCCGCGGTGGAGCGTGCGCTGGACCGGCTGCGCGCCCGCGGCCACCGCATCACCGGCGCCCGGCACGCGGTCCTCGAGGCGCTGGCGACCGTCGACGGCCATCCGAGCGCCGAGCAGCTGTCCGAGCACGTCCGCGAGCTGCACCCGACGGTGCACCGTGCCACGGTCTACCGCACGCTCGAGACGCTGGCCACGCTCGGCGTCGTCACGCAGGTGCACGTCGGCGGGGGCGCCACCACGTACCACCTGGCCGCCGACGCCACGGGGCACGACGACCACCTGCACGCGAGCTGCCGGGTCTGCGGCCGCATCATCGACCTCCCGAGCGACCTGCTCGACCCCATCACGCTGCGGCTGGCCGTCGAGAGCGACTTCCAGCTCGACCCGCCGCACATCGCGCTGTCCGGCACCTGCCGGAGCTGCCAGTAG
- a CDS encoding ABC transporter permease, translated as MTPPTCARQWVSDVFGLAVRTLRHRTGGFVASFLSMFLGATVIMSFAAMLDTAGGAGVDAVSEETLVTMASVVGGWGLVIVLGAVISTMTLSVRQRASEMALLKSVGATPFQVGRMIVGEAAVVGVVASLLAVPLAAGGGWFLLEMLQETDQVADGVGYAFGPAALSIGIGVTMLAAVGGAAATARRTVRMRAKEAMTAAALESGRLSRKRVIAAIVFIAVGINCGILTATVFDGKGIDAMQTAGQASIWFSIGLALLGPVLVRPVTALLAGPLRLIGGSSGYLAVENVRRRTQQMAGALMPIILFTGIATGTLYMQSIENGAPPVAGSSIPPDEAQAIETLNFVVIGMLSVFAAIMVINTLVASTTYRRREFGQQRLVGSTPPQVLGMVGMEGVVLAAAGVLFGSIGSIVTVFPYSLARTGELLPDTTLAIYLGIVSTAAVLTLASCLGAARKAIGVPAVQAVAV; from the coding sequence GTGACGCCGCCGACCTGCGCCCGGCAGTGGGTGAGTGACGTGTTCGGCCTGGCCGTCCGCACGTTGCGGCACCGCACCGGCGGGTTCGTCGCGAGCTTCCTGTCGATGTTCCTCGGTGCGACGGTGATCATGTCGTTCGCCGCGATGCTCGACACCGCGGGTGGTGCCGGCGTCGACGCCGTCAGCGAGGAGACGCTGGTCACCATGGCGTCGGTCGTGGGTGGCTGGGGCCTGGTGATCGTGCTCGGGGCGGTGATCTCGACGATGACGCTGTCGGTGCGGCAGCGGGCGAGCGAGATGGCGCTGCTCAAGAGCGTCGGCGCGACCCCGTTCCAGGTCGGCCGGATGATCGTCGGCGAGGCCGCCGTGGTCGGCGTGGTCGCGTCGCTGCTGGCGGTCCCGCTGGCCGCGGGCGGCGGCTGGTTCCTGCTCGAGATGTTGCAGGAGACCGACCAGGTCGCCGACGGCGTCGGCTACGCGTTCGGCCCGGCGGCACTGTCGATCGGCATCGGCGTGACGATGCTCGCCGCGGTCGGCGGTGCGGCCGCGACCGCCCGCCGCACGGTGCGGATGCGGGCCAAGGAGGCCATGACGGCCGCCGCCCTCGAGAGCGGGCGGTTGAGCCGCAAGCGCGTCATCGCGGCGATCGTCTTCATCGCGGTCGGCATCAACTGCGGCATCCTGACGGCCACAGTCTTCGACGGCAAGGGCATCGACGCCATGCAGACCGCCGGGCAGGCGTCGATCTGGTTCTCGATCGGGCTGGCGCTGCTCGGGCCGGTCCTCGTGCGCCCGGTGACGGCGCTGCTGGCTGGTCCGCTGCGGCTGATCGGCGGTTCCAGCGGCTACCTCGCCGTCGAGAACGTCCGCCGCCGGACGCAGCAGATGGCCGGCGCGCTGATGCCGATCATCCTGTTCACGGGCATCGCCACCGGCACGCTGTACATGCAGAGCATCGAGAACGGCGCCCCGCCGGTGGCCGGCTCGTCGATCCCGCCGGACGAGGCGCAGGCGATCGAGACGCTGAACTTCGTCGTGATCGGGATGCTGTCGGTGTTCGCGGCGATCATGGTGATCAACACGCTGGTCGCCTCCACCACGTACCGGCGGCGCGAGTTCGGCCAGCAGCGGCTGGTCGGGTCCACCCCGCCCCAGGTGCTGGGCATGGTCGGCATGGAGGGCGTCGTGCTGGCCGCCGCGGGCGTGCTGTTCGGGTCCATCGGTTCGATCGTGACGGTGTTCCCGTACAGCCTGGCCCGCACCGGCGAACTGTTGCCAGACACGACGCTGGCCATCTACCTCGGCATCGTGTCGACGGCGGCGGTGCTCACGCTGGCGTCCTGCCTCGGCGCGGCCCGTAAGGCGATCGGCGTGCCCGCGGTGCAGGCCGTCGCGGTGTGA
- a CDS encoding PP2C family protein-serine/threonine phosphatase, producing MLRFRPAATSDRGLVRDNNEDSGYASAGLLLVADGVGGNAAGEVASASVAHVVASFVLGSRERQDPVALLSDAVEFAFAHLGDGVRRDPARAGMATTLTALLADGDGFTLAHVGDSRGYLLRGPDLCQLTRDDTLVQELVDEGRITRQDIPTHPYRSVVVRSVTAGTTPDVTIARVALQPGDRVLLCSDGLSDFVPEHVIGDLLDVGTPTTAAQRLVDAALAAGGRDNVTCIVGDVDEGNPHVRHNGHLVGAHRNPVNLIDPAAALAQSLARAATVG from the coding sequence ATGCTCCGATTCCGGCCGGCCGCGACGTCCGATCGCGGCCTCGTGCGCGACAACAACGAGGACTCCGGCTACGCCAGCGCCGGCCTGCTGCTGGTGGCCGACGGCGTGGGCGGCAACGCGGCGGGCGAGGTGGCGTCGGCCAGCGTCGCGCACGTCGTCGCGTCGTTCGTGCTCGGGTCACGGGAGCGGCAGGACCCGGTGGCGCTGCTCAGCGACGCGGTCGAGTTCGCGTTCGCGCACCTCGGCGACGGCGTGCGGCGCGACCCCGCCCGCGCCGGCATGGCGACGACGCTGACGGCGCTGCTCGCCGACGGCGACGGGTTCACCCTCGCCCACGTCGGCGACTCCCGCGGCTACCTGCTGCGCGGACCCGACCTGTGCCAGCTCACCCGCGACGACACCCTCGTCCAGGAACTGGTCGACGAAGGCCGCATCACGCGCCAGGACATCCCGACGCACCCGTACCGCTCGGTCGTCGTCCGGTCGGTCACCGCCGGGACGACGCCCGACGTCACCATCGCGCGGGTCGCTCTCCAGCCCGGCGACCGCGTGCTGCTGTGCAGCGACGGCCTCTCCGACTTCGTCCCCGAGCACGTCATCGGCGACCTCCTCGACGTCGGCACGCCGACCACCGCCGCGCAACGGCTGGTCGACGCCGCCCTGGCGGCCGGCGGCCGCGACAACGTCACCTGCATCGTCGGCGACGTCGACGAGGGCAACCCGCACGTCCGCCACAACGGCCACCTCGTCGGGGCGCACCGGAACCCGGTGAACCTCATCGATCCGGCGGCCGCGCTGGCGCAGAGCCTCGCCCGCGCCGCCACCGTCGGCTGA
- a CDS encoding DUF72 domain-containing protein: MVVHVGTSGWQYDSWRGVLYPPGLAQRRWLERYAEVFATVENNGTFYRLPRRETFESWRERLPAGFVMAVKASRYLTHIRRLRDPDEPVRRLLDVAAGLGDRLGPVLLQLPPNLPAEPDRLDDCLTRFPRGVRVAVEPRHESWWSGEVRAVLERHGAALCWADRRGRPVTPLWRTADWGYLRLHEGAARPWPSYGGQALRGWADRLAGTWAGDEDVYVYFNNDPGGAAVRNAVRFGGLLRRTDAVGT; the protein is encoded by the coding sequence ATGGTCGTCCACGTGGGGACGTCGGGCTGGCAGTACGACTCCTGGCGCGGCGTCCTCTATCCGCCCGGGCTGGCGCAACGGCGCTGGCTCGAGCGGTACGCCGAGGTGTTCGCGACGGTCGAGAACAACGGCACGTTCTACCGGCTGCCGCGACGTGAGACGTTCGAGTCGTGGCGCGAGCGGCTGCCGGCCGGTTTCGTCATGGCGGTGAAGGCGAGCCGGTACCTGACGCACATCCGGCGGCTGCGCGACCCGGACGAGCCGGTGCGCCGGCTCCTCGACGTCGCCGCGGGGCTGGGCGACCGGCTCGGGCCGGTCCTGCTGCAGCTGCCGCCGAACCTGCCGGCCGAGCCGGACCGGCTGGACGACTGCCTGACGCGGTTTCCGCGCGGCGTGCGGGTGGCGGTGGAGCCGCGGCACGAGTCGTGGTGGTCAGGCGAGGTGCGGGCGGTGCTGGAGCGACACGGCGCGGCGCTGTGCTGGGCCGACCGCCGGGGCCGCCCGGTCACGCCGCTGTGGCGCACGGCGGACTGGGGCTACCTGCGGCTGCACGAGGGCGCGGCGCGGCCGTGGCCCTCGTACGGCGGGCAGGCGTTGCGCGGCTGGGCGGACCGGCTGGCCGGGACCTGGGCCGGCGACGAGGACGTCTACGTCTACTTCAACAACGACCCCGGCGGCGCCGCCGTGCGCAACGCCGTCCGGTTCGGCGGCCTGCTGCGACGGACCGATGCCGTCGGCACCTGA
- a CDS encoding ABC transporter ATP-binding protein — MDITRAAEALRLVQVSKTYGTGDNPVRALDDVSVSLAAGTFTAIMGPSGSGKSTFLQCAAGLDQPTEGRVFIDGAELTGGSETQLTKFRRQRIGFIFQQFNLLPTLTVLQNVTLPLRLAGKRADRKRAVAILERVGLGERINHRPAELSGGQQQRVAIARALVTNPSAIFADEPTGALDSRSARTVLTLLAEAVREFGQTVVMVTHDPVAASYADSVIFLADGRIAGSLDRPTAEAVAERMTHLGDAADLRPAVGE, encoded by the coding sequence ATGGACATCACGAGGGCCGCCGAGGCTCTGCGACTGGTGCAGGTCAGCAAGACCTACGGCACCGGCGACAACCCGGTCCGGGCGCTGGACGACGTGTCCGTCAGCCTGGCCGCCGGCACGTTCACCGCGATCATGGGCCCGTCCGGGTCGGGTAAGAGCACGTTCCTGCAGTGCGCCGCGGGGCTCGACCAGCCCACCGAGGGCCGGGTGTTCATCGACGGCGCCGAGCTGACCGGTGGCAGCGAGACCCAGCTGACGAAGTTCCGCCGGCAGCGCATCGGCTTCATCTTCCAGCAGTTCAACCTGCTCCCGACGCTCACCGTCCTGCAGAACGTGACGCTGCCGCTGCGGCTGGCCGGCAAGCGGGCCGACCGCAAGCGCGCGGTCGCGATCCTGGAGCGGGTCGGGCTGGGCGAGCGCATCAACCACCGTCCGGCCGAGCTGTCCGGTGGCCAGCAGCAGCGCGTCGCCATCGCCCGGGCGCTGGTCACGAACCCCAGCGCGATCTTCGCCGACGAGCCCACCGGCGCCCTCGACAGCCGCAGCGCCCGCACGGTGCTGACGCTGCTGGCCGAGGCGGTGCGCGAGTTCGGGCAGACGGTCGTCATGGTGACGCACGACCCGGTCGCCGCGTCGTACGCCGACTCGGTGATCTTCCTGGCCGACGGCCGCATCGCCGGCTCGCTGGACCGTCCGACCGCGGAGGCCGTCGCCGAGCGCATGACGCACCTCGGTGACGCCGCCGACCTGCGCCCGGCAGTGGGTGAGTGA
- a CDS encoding IclR family transcriptional regulator has translation MTDDDVARPKGAPRPEPRTAIQAIDRTVGLLDVVAGVGSHGIGLGDLAQQVGLPSSTARTLLASLVAHGLVAQHATSRHYLLGSRFFELNRRFVLQTDLSAAAAPVLRTLWERTQETVHLAVFHGYRRVDIAVLVGPQLLTIDPTTARFVDASATPPYRTAAGKVLFAGLPRPERLTMLRSAPWRDDTPPDEGRLMDAMDDVATHGFATNLEEEAPGVYGVAAPVRDHTGRTIAAVCVGYPSVRHTDAHAASLRDHVVDAAAELSLMLGADPGQVSA, from the coding sequence ATGACTGACGACGACGTCGCACGGCCGAAGGGCGCCCCGCGCCCGGAGCCGCGGACCGCCATCCAGGCGATCGACCGCACGGTGGGCCTGCTCGACGTCGTCGCCGGCGTCGGCTCGCACGGCATCGGGCTGGGCGACCTCGCCCAGCAGGTGGGGCTGCCGTCGTCGACCGCGCGGACGCTGCTGGCGTCGCTGGTGGCGCACGGGCTGGTCGCCCAGCACGCGACCAGCCGGCACTACCTGCTGGGCTCGCGGTTCTTCGAGCTCAACCGCCGGTTCGTCCTGCAGACCGACCTCTCCGCCGCGGCCGCGCCGGTGCTGCGCACGCTCTGGGAGCGCACCCAGGAGACGGTGCACCTGGCGGTGTTCCACGGGTACCGCCGGGTCGACATCGCCGTGCTGGTCGGCCCGCAGCTGCTCACCATCGACCCGACGACGGCCCGGTTCGTCGACGCCTCGGCGACCCCGCCGTACCGCACCGCGGCCGGCAAGGTGCTGTTCGCCGGGCTGCCGCGGCCGGAGCGTCTGACCATGCTGCGCTCGGCGCCCTGGCGCGACGACACCCCGCCGGACGAGGGCAGGCTGATGGACGCGATGGACGACGTCGCCACGCACGGGTTCGCGACCAACCTCGAGGAGGAGGCGCCCGGCGTCTACGGTGTCGCGGCGCCGGTGCGCGATCACACCGGGCGCACCATCGCGGCCGTCTGCGTCGGGTACCCGTCGGTCCGGCACACCGACGCCCACGCCGCCTCGCTGCGCGACCACGTCGTCGACGCCGCCGCCGAACTGTCGCTGATGCTCGGCGCCGACCCGGGCCAGGTGAGCGCATGA
- a CDS encoding TetR/AcrR family transcriptional regulator, with product MVTDEDTAADGTIQLLWGLREGPTRGPKPVLSLERIAQAAVDLADAEGLAAVSMQRVAADLDFTKMSLYRYVTGKDELVAAMIDLAVGAPPTLADLPGSNWRPRIEAWVRLLGQTWEAHPWLPWVTMGDRVMGPNETGWTELSAAVLAETGLTVPERMSLARMLGGHVRATMSVSTAGTQPWVNRHQAALLREHADRYPTLRAMLDGEAAPPDNGRDFGLRLILDGVERLIADRKS from the coding sequence ATGGTGACGGACGAGGACACGGCCGCCGACGGCACGATCCAGCTGCTCTGGGGGCTGCGAGAGGGACCCACTCGAGGACCCAAACCGGTGCTCAGCCTCGAGCGCATCGCCCAGGCGGCGGTCGACCTCGCCGACGCGGAAGGGCTCGCGGCGGTCTCCATGCAACGCGTCGCCGCCGACCTCGACTTCACCAAGATGTCGCTCTACCGCTACGTCACCGGCAAGGACGAGCTGGTCGCGGCCATGATCGACCTCGCCGTCGGCGCGCCGCCCACGCTCGCCGACCTGCCCGGCTCCAACTGGCGGCCGCGCATCGAGGCGTGGGTGCGGCTGCTCGGGCAGACGTGGGAGGCGCACCCCTGGCTGCCTTGGGTCACCATGGGCGACCGCGTCATGGGCCCCAACGAGACCGGCTGGACGGAGCTGTCGGCGGCGGTGCTCGCCGAGACCGGGCTGACCGTCCCGGAGCGCATGAGCCTCGCCCGCATGCTCGGCGGCCACGTCCGCGCCACCATGTCCGTGTCGACCGCCGGCACCCAGCCGTGGGTCAACCGGCACCAGGCGGCGCTGCTGCGCGAGCACGCCGACCGCTACCCGACCCTGCGCGCCATGCTCGACGGCGAAGCCGCGCCGCCCGACAACGGCCGCGACTTCGGCCTGCGCCTCATCCTCGACGGCGTCGAGCGCCTCATCGCCGACCGCAAGAGCTGA